In Natronococcus occultus SP4, the following proteins share a genomic window:
- a CDS encoding bis(5'-nucleosyl)-tetraphosphatase, giving the protein MAVEATSAGAILFRDTRGRREYLLLKSRPGDWEFPKGGVEGDEELQQTAIREVKEEAGIDQFRLLDGFREDYDYVFEANGKTIHKTVHLFIAKSFEASAELSNEHRDLQWRDYEQAINTVTQDGPREILEEAHEYLDEILEDEDEA; this is encoded by the coding sequence ATGGCAGTCGAAGCTACGAGCGCAGGCGCGATCCTCTTCCGCGATACGCGGGGCCGGCGCGAGTATCTTCTACTCAAGAGCCGCCCGGGCGACTGGGAGTTTCCGAAGGGCGGTGTCGAAGGAGATGAAGAGCTACAGCAGACGGCGATCCGCGAAGTAAAGGAAGAGGCAGGTATCGACCAGTTCAGACTACTCGACGGGTTTCGCGAGGACTACGACTACGTCTTCGAGGCGAACGGAAAGACGATCCACAAGACCGTCCACCTCTTTATCGCGAAGTCGTTCGAGGCAAGCGCCGAACTCTCGAACGAACACCGCGACCTCCAGTGGCGCGACTACGAGCAGGCGATAAACACCGTCACCCAGGACGGGCCACGAGAGATCCTCGAGGAGGCCCACGAGTACCTGGACGAGATCCTGGAGGACGAGGACGAAGCGTAG
- a CDS encoding DUF5797 family protein, with the protein MTLSDEARERLADVVELQPTKNSELQDRWGLESGSEVHQYLENELGDYYFRDDNSLIRATSEAADLVDVEPGVESDPDDGTPSKIRVPALQARIVDVLAGPDEESESVVSVLHKLRDAYDVDPDSEDVRAGLQSLRRKGVVEIEYRTVPTFRLAVDRDELEVSTTD; encoded by the coding sequence ATGACGCTCTCGGACGAGGCCAGGGAACGGCTGGCCGACGTGGTGGAACTACAGCCGACGAAGAACTCGGAGCTGCAAGACCGGTGGGGACTGGAAAGCGGCAGCGAGGTTCACCAGTACCTCGAGAACGAACTGGGCGACTACTACTTCCGGGACGACAACAGTCTGATCCGCGCGACGAGCGAGGCGGCCGACCTCGTCGATGTCGAGCCCGGCGTCGAGAGCGATCCCGACGACGGCACTCCGAGCAAGATCCGAGTGCCGGCGCTCCAGGCCCGAATCGTCGACGTACTCGCCGGGCCCGACGAGGAGTCCGAGAGCGTCGTCTCGGTGTTGCACAAGCTCCGGGACGCCTACGACGTCGACCCCGACTCCGAGGACGTTCGTGCGGGACTCCAGAGCCTGCGCCGGAAGGGGGTCGTCGAGATCGAGTACCGCACCGTCCCGACGTTCCGGCTGGCCGTCGACCGCGACGAGCTCGAGGTCTCGACGACCGACTGA
- a CDS encoding gamma-glutamyltransferase family protein → MDTTVRRREVLLASGGAGVASVAGCADRSTEDVGGVAPGEARAVVSQHHLATEAGLEVLEDGGTAADAAVAVACALSVVEPWFSSALGGGTWALYYDADTDEVTSLDGVGPAGLEATPDDYEDRADEAGIHQAVVPGAWDGWMLWLAEYGDLALPDVLEPAIALAREGYPVSPEMAGWLEGEAELIANRPAAAEIYHDDGELLGEGDTVTQDAMADTFESLADAYADEDDRADGIQAARDYFYRGPIAEAIVDHSDEHGGYLTREGFEEFAAEIVDPLSIEYDEDVEVYQNPPNSQGITQLLALNILKEYDLSDLEPDDADAVHLQAEAIKLAFADRYHHVGDPDRVAVPVEELLEEEYAADQRDRISMDEAMEWPIDTGLEDVEADHTTTFHVVDDDGNAAAVTTSLGAQFLVVGDTGIHINNRMRMLSVEDNDPNRLTPGYKVRHTSNPYMAIRDGDPYVLGGVTGVDTQPQGQTQQFLHAVEFGLDAQAAVDHPRFVSTAFPSTDYPYDADDTLQIETEFPEAVREELAERGHDLEEGVGMFGTGNVIVLEDDELQIGAEPRHSTAEGTVSRTDDSG, encoded by the coding sequence ATGGATACGACCGTTCGCCGTCGCGAGGTACTGCTGGCGAGTGGCGGCGCCGGAGTCGCGAGCGTCGCCGGCTGTGCCGACCGTTCGACCGAGGACGTCGGCGGCGTTGCGCCGGGGGAAGCACGGGCCGTCGTCTCCCAGCACCACCTCGCGACCGAAGCCGGGCTTGAGGTCCTCGAGGACGGCGGGACGGCCGCCGACGCCGCCGTCGCGGTCGCCTGCGCCCTGAGCGTCGTCGAGCCCTGGTTCTCCTCGGCGCTGGGCGGGGGCACCTGGGCGCTGTACTACGACGCCGACACCGACGAGGTGACCAGCCTGGACGGCGTCGGTCCCGCCGGGCTGGAGGCGACACCCGACGATTACGAGGACCGCGCCGACGAGGCGGGGATCCACCAGGCCGTCGTCCCCGGCGCCTGGGACGGCTGGATGCTGTGGCTCGCCGAGTACGGCGACCTGGCGCTACCGGACGTCCTCGAGCCGGCGATCGCGCTCGCCCGGGAGGGGTACCCGGTCAGCCCGGAGATGGCGGGCTGGCTCGAGGGCGAGGCAGAACTGATCGCGAACCGACCCGCGGCGGCCGAGATTTACCACGACGACGGGGAACTCCTCGGAGAGGGCGACACCGTCACCCAGGACGCGATGGCCGACACGTTCGAATCGCTCGCCGACGCCTACGCCGACGAGGACGACCGAGCGGACGGGATCCAGGCCGCACGGGACTACTTCTACCGCGGTCCGATCGCCGAGGCGATCGTCGACCACTCCGACGAGCACGGCGGCTACCTGACCCGCGAGGGGTTCGAGGAGTTCGCGGCCGAGATCGTCGACCCACTCTCGATCGAGTACGACGAGGACGTCGAGGTCTACCAGAACCCGCCAAACAGCCAGGGGATCACCCAGCTGCTGGCGCTGAATATCCTGAAGGAGTACGACCTCTCGGACCTCGAACCCGACGACGCCGACGCGGTCCATCTCCAGGCCGAGGCGATCAAGCTCGCGTTCGCGGATCGGTACCACCACGTCGGCGACCCCGACCGCGTCGCGGTCCCCGTCGAGGAGCTCCTCGAGGAGGAGTACGCCGCCGACCAGCGCGACCGGATCTCGATGGACGAGGCGATGGAGTGGCCGATCGACACCGGCCTCGAGGACGTCGAAGCCGACCACACCACGACCTTCCACGTCGTCGACGACGACGGCAACGCGGCGGCGGTGACGACCAGCCTGGGCGCGCAGTTTCTCGTCGTCGGCGACACCGGGATCCACATCAACAACCGGATGCGGATGCTCTCCGTCGAGGACAACGATCCGAATCGGCTGACGCCCGGGTACAAGGTACGACATACCTCGAACCCGTACATGGCGATCCGGGACGGCGACCCGTACGTGCTCGGCGGCGTCACCGGCGTCGACACCCAGCCCCAGGGCCAGACCCAGCAGTTCCTCCACGCCGTCGAGTTCGGGCTCGACGCCCAGGCGGCGGTCGACCATCCGCGGTTCGTAAGCACCGCCTTCCCCTCGACGGACTACCCCTACGACGCCGACGATACCCTTCAGATCGAGACCGAGTTTCCCGAGGCCGTCCGCGAGGAGCTCGCGGAGCGGGGCCACGACCTCGAGGAAGGGGTCGGCATGTTCGGGACCGGGAACGTGATCGTCCTCGAGGACGACGAGCTCCAGATCGGCGCCGAGCCGCGACACTCTACGGCCGAGGGAACGGTCTCGCGGACGGACGACTCGGGTTGA
- a CDS encoding M48 family metallopeptidase, which translates to MAIASTLSLALVAVVAVAGLVLVGAPIAGFVWYAVALLGPVLSTSVATVLAVVAAVLAVLCVEWALRALRTARTNPDTARPGPLAEGVVEFAAYVLLLSSLLVALALAPVVSAALPGPVFAALVLAAGFYLLTISYVWAAREWTRSRSDADDRLERSAAGNWLVAGVFGVGYLSFSVSELFAGVLVIALVGIGLAAAIVPDRLDDVRARLVARAEDDSESDSEHEYYGITDERRRLAARLKDAPPVILAGFGVLVGLVVVSVATTALSTAAIAAVVGTILALAFVGGHVASVVRSEFDGEAAVVRNLEQRVELESLADAREDDPALAELQTTVARLAGQADVPVPELRLAETEAPAALTVGYRPSSSTIVLSRGLVDTLEDRELEAVVAHELAHVANRDAAVLTALATPGAVARAATGRYGFNPVLEPLSILASRFGRAAVAVVARGREYAADDGAVAITGDPAALAGALETLDAELERRPSTDLRSREPTTAFSIVPPPWEKHRFFDRTQRLLERGVFGTHPSTEKRIDRLRAAVSNDR; encoded by the coding sequence ATGGCGATCGCGTCGACGCTCTCGCTGGCGCTGGTCGCGGTCGTCGCCGTCGCCGGCCTGGTGCTGGTCGGTGCGCCGATCGCCGGCTTCGTCTGGTACGCGGTCGCTCTCCTCGGGCCCGTCCTGTCGACGTCCGTCGCGACGGTGCTCGCGGTCGTTGCTGCCGTCCTCGCCGTGCTCTGTGTCGAGTGGGCGCTTCGGGCGCTCCGGACCGCACGGACGAACCCGGACACAGCCCGTCCCGGCCCGCTCGCCGAGGGGGTCGTCGAGTTCGCCGCGTACGTCCTTCTGCTCTCGTCGCTGCTGGTCGCGCTGGCGCTCGCACCCGTCGTCAGCGCGGCGCTTCCGGGACCCGTCTTCGCCGCGCTCGTCCTCGCCGCGGGCTTTTACCTCCTGACGATATCGTACGTCTGGGCCGCCCGGGAGTGGACCCGGTCGAGGAGCGACGCGGACGACCGCCTCGAGCGAAGCGCCGCCGGCAACTGGCTCGTGGCCGGCGTCTTCGGGGTCGGCTACCTGAGTTTCTCCGTCTCGGAGCTGTTCGCGGGCGTCCTCGTGATCGCGCTGGTCGGGATCGGACTCGCGGCGGCGATCGTCCCCGACCGCCTCGACGACGTTCGCGCCCGCCTCGTGGCCCGCGCGGAGGACGACAGTGAATCCGATTCCGAACACGAGTACTACGGCATCACCGACGAGCGTCGACGGCTCGCGGCCCGCCTCAAGGACGCACCGCCGGTGATCCTCGCGGGTTTCGGCGTCCTCGTCGGGCTCGTCGTCGTCTCCGTGGCGACGACGGCGCTGTCGACCGCGGCGATCGCCGCCGTCGTCGGCACGATCCTCGCGCTAGCGTTCGTCGGCGGCCACGTCGCGAGCGTCGTCCGGAGCGAGTTCGACGGCGAGGCCGCCGTCGTCCGGAACCTCGAGCAACGGGTCGAACTCGAGTCCCTCGCGGACGCGCGGGAAGACGATCCCGCCCTCGCGGAGCTGCAGACCACGGTCGCACGACTCGCCGGACAGGCTGACGTTCCGGTTCCCGAACTCCGGCTCGCGGAAACCGAGGCGCCCGCAGCACTCACCGTCGGCTACCGTCCGTCCTCGTCGACGATCGTCCTCTCGCGGGGACTGGTCGACACTCTCGAGGATCGGGAGCTCGAGGCCGTGGTTGCACACGAGCTCGCACACGTGGCCAACCGCGACGCGGCGGTACTGACAGCGCTTGCAACCCCCGGCGCTGTCGCGCGGGCGGCTACCGGGCGGTACGGGTTCAATCCCGTCCTCGAGCCGCTTTCGATCCTCGCGAGCCGGTTCGGTCGCGCCGCCGTCGCCGTCGTCGCTCGCGGACGGGAGTACGCTGCCGACGACGGCGCCGTCGCGATCACGGGCGATCCGGCCGCGCTCGCCGGCGCCCTCGAGACGCTGGACGCGGAACTCGAGCGCCGACCGTCGACCGACCTCCGGAGTCGGGAGCCGACAACGGCGTTCTCGATCGTGCCGCCGCCGTGGGAGAAACACCGCTTCTTCGATCGAACGCAACGGCTGCTCGAGCGAGGCGTGTTCGGGACTCATCCGTCGACGGAAAAGCGAATCGACCGCCTCCGGGCGGCCGTCTCGAACGATCGGTGA
- a CDS encoding DUF5787 family protein, with amino-acid sequence MTRPRATDSEFAFELRSCRWAERAWPPAEDVETDRAVLVARQLGTKRRRWDTIVLECDREALERRANFGPERLDSDLLHVVRNAPADWRYYRDALPDPGYPWRYVREAIHAADDRGILETRKSGNRIEIRREWAYPDWVDRIVAIENKPDLDASAARTLAAQLEYDVALGLADEVWVATRATGERVEPVLFEDLPVEAGVLALEPASLSAEVAWYPRSLAVDEPGTRVLERPEGGRRDGSAARFEYVPPETKAEKRLAIAERAYERGWRSFVDTMRPDCRQFALRGTDGSQLRPYCEANGRCQTAAECSGSCPEFEPEPPSWRTKGWPIEGGPGKRCRRLLEDRRRRRRPGL; translated from the coding sequence GTGACGCGACCGCGAGCGACCGACAGCGAGTTCGCCTTCGAGCTGCGGAGCTGCCGGTGGGCCGAACGGGCCTGGCCGCCGGCCGAGGACGTCGAGACCGACCGCGCCGTCCTCGTCGCCCGCCAGCTCGGCACCAAGCGCCGACGCTGGGATACGATCGTCCTCGAGTGCGATCGGGAGGCCCTCGAACGCCGCGCGAACTTCGGCCCCGAACGCCTCGATAGCGACCTCTTGCACGTCGTCCGGAACGCCCCCGCCGACTGGCGCTACTACCGCGACGCGCTTCCGGATCCGGGCTACCCGTGGCGGTACGTCCGCGAGGCGATCCACGCCGCCGACGACCGGGGGATCCTCGAGACCCGCAAGTCGGGCAACCGGATCGAGATCCGCCGGGAGTGGGCCTACCCGGACTGGGTCGACCGGATCGTCGCGATCGAGAACAAACCGGACCTCGACGCCAGCGCCGCCCGGACCCTGGCCGCCCAGCTCGAGTACGACGTCGCGCTCGGGCTCGCCGACGAGGTCTGGGTCGCCACCCGGGCGACCGGCGAGCGGGTCGAACCCGTGCTGTTCGAGGACCTCCCTGTCGAGGCCGGCGTCCTCGCGCTCGAGCCCGCGTCGCTGTCGGCCGAGGTCGCGTGGTATCCCCGATCGCTCGCGGTCGACGAGCCCGGGACGCGCGTCCTCGAGCGCCCCGAGGGCGGTCGACGGGACGGGTCGGCCGCCCGGTTCGAGTACGTCCCGCCGGAGACGAAAGCCGAGAAACGGCTCGCGATCGCCGAACGGGCCTACGAACGGGGGTGGCGCTCGTTCGTCGACACGATGCGACCCGACTGCCGACAGTTCGCGCTTCGAGGCACCGACGGGAGCCAGCTGCGTCCCTACTGCGAGGCGAACGGACGCTGCCAGACGGCCGCGGAGTGTTCGGGCTCCTGCCCCGAGTTCGAGCCCGAACCGCCGAGCTGGCGGACGAAGGGGTGGCCCATCGAGGGCGGCCCCGGAAAACGGTGCAGACGGCTCCTCGAGGATCGGCGCCGCCGTCGTCGCCCCGGACTGTAG
- a CDS encoding DUF4397 domain-containing protein — MSQGHTRRRALTLLGATGAGLITASFSGTSDDHGGDDYDDDHEDDHDGVDGLAQVRAAHLSPDAPNVDVSVEGEPVLEDVPFRAVSEYLELPVGTANVAIAATEDPDTVVFDEDLELAEGAFTIAALGELSGETQPFAPAVLEDDLSDPGEDARVRLVHASPDAPAVDVTADGGETVLFEDIAFGDAGAIEVPAGEYVLEVRPATECNDGDVVAEFDVSPAAGTVYTAFAVGYLDPENAPADEPFDLKVVADAEADEDAADTEADGDEDGADNHDGYDEDD; from the coding sequence ATGTCGCAAGGACATACCCGAAGACGCGCGCTGACGCTGCTCGGAGCCACCGGAGCCGGACTGATCACGGCCAGTTTCAGCGGGACGAGCGACGACCACGGGGGAGACGACTACGACGACGATCACGAGGACGACCACGACGGCGTCGACGGGCTCGCACAGGTGCGGGCGGCCCACCTCTCGCCGGACGCGCCGAACGTCGACGTCAGCGTCGAGGGCGAGCCCGTCCTCGAGGACGTCCCCTTCCGCGCGGTCAGCGAGTATCTCGAGCTCCCGGTCGGCACCGCGAACGTCGCCATCGCGGCGACGGAAGACCCCGACACCGTGGTCTTCGACGAGGACCTCGAACTCGCCGAGGGCGCGTTCACGATCGCCGCGCTGGGCGAACTGAGCGGGGAGACCCAGCCCTTCGCACCGGCCGTCCTCGAGGACGACCTGAGCGATCCCGGCGAGGACGCCCGGGTCCGACTCGTCCACGCCTCGCCCGACGCCCCGGCGGTCGACGTCACCGCTGACGGCGGCGAGACGGTCCTGTTCGAGGACATCGCGTTCGGCGACGCCGGCGCGATCGAGGTTCCCGCGGGCGAGTACGTCCTCGAGGTGCGGCCCGCGACGGAGTGCAACGACGGCGATGTCGTCGCCGAGTTCGACGTCAGTCCGGCCGCCGGCACCGTCTACACGGCCTTCGCCGTCGGCTACCTCGACCCGGAGAACGCCCCCGCCGACGAGCCGTTCGATCTGAAGGTCGTCGCGGACGCGGAGGCCGACGAAGACGCGGCCGACACGGAGGCCGACGGCGACGAGGACGGAGCCGACAACCACGACGGGTACGACGAGGACGACTGA
- a CDS encoding amidohydrolase, protein MSTTDPDLVSLRRELHRKPEPAWREFYTTARIVEELQSRLDLDELHVGPEALASDHRMGVPDEDALESWYEQARDHGADEDVLTDLEGGYTGAVAVLERGEGPTVGLRVDIDGLPQPESEDPDHLPVAEGFRSEHDEAMHACGHDAHATIGVGVLEAIADSDFQGTLKVFFQPAEEVVGGGKSMAKSDHIADVDYLLALHVGLDHPTGEIVAGIDGFLAVRHLEATFTGEPAHAGGHPEQGRNAVQAMATAVQNCYGIPRHSDGQTRINAGVVEGGTAANVIPEEARIVAEVRGETTELMEYMYEKAERVMRSAAEMHDCEVDLEIGADAPSATSDQELVDVVADVAGGVEGVEHVLERDQLGGSEDATFLMREVQQQGGLACYVGVGTDHPGGHHTSTFDVDEDSIGHGIETVAGAIERLGHSRP, encoded by the coding sequence ATGTCCACCACCGATCCGGACCTCGTTTCGCTGCGCCGAGAGCTGCACCGCAAACCCGAACCCGCCTGGCGGGAGTTTTACACCACCGCACGGATCGTCGAGGAGCTCCAGTCCCGTCTCGACCTCGACGAGCTCCACGTCGGCCCCGAGGCCCTCGCGAGCGACCACCGGATGGGCGTCCCCGACGAGGACGCTCTCGAGAGCTGGTACGAGCAGGCCCGCGACCACGGCGCCGACGAGGACGTCCTCACCGACCTCGAGGGCGGGTACACGGGCGCCGTCGCCGTCCTCGAGCGCGGCGAGGGGCCGACGGTCGGGCTGCGGGTCGACATCGACGGCCTCCCCCAGCCCGAGTCCGAGGATCCGGACCACCTGCCCGTCGCGGAGGGGTTTCGCTCCGAACACGACGAGGCGATGCACGCCTGCGGCCACGACGCCCACGCGACGATCGGAGTCGGCGTCCTCGAGGCGATCGCGGACAGTGATTTTCAGGGGACGCTGAAGGTCTTCTTCCAGCCCGCCGAGGAGGTCGTCGGCGGCGGGAAGTCGATGGCCAAAAGCGACCACATCGCGGACGTCGACTACCTGCTCGCGCTCCACGTCGGGCTGGACCACCCCACTGGCGAGATCGTCGCCGGGATCGACGGCTTCCTGGCGGTTCGACACCTCGAGGCCACCTTCACCGGGGAGCCGGCCCACGCCGGCGGCCACCCCGAGCAGGGTCGCAACGCCGTCCAGGCGATGGCGACGGCCGTCCAGAACTGCTACGGCATTCCGCGCCACAGCGACGGCCAGACCCGGATCAACGCGGGCGTCGTCGAGGGCGGCACCGCGGCAAACGTCATCCCCGAGGAGGCCCGCATCGTCGCCGAGGTCCGGGGCGAGACGACCGAGCTGATGGAGTACATGTACGAGAAGGCCGAACGCGTGATGCGATCCGCAGCCGAGATGCACGACTGCGAGGTCGACCTCGAGATCGGCGCCGACGCGCCCAGCGCGACGAGCGACCAGGAGCTGGTCGACGTCGTCGCCGACGTCGCCGGCGGCGTCGAGGGCGTCGAGCACGTCCTCGAGCGCGACCAGCTCGGGGGAAGCGAGGACGCGACCTTCCTGATGCGGGAAGTCCAGCAACAGGGTGGGCTAGCGTGTTACGTCGGCGTCGGCACCGACCACCCCGGCGGCCACCACACCTCGACGTTCGACGTCGACGAGGACAGCATCGGACACGGGATCGAGACGGTCGCGGGCGCTATCGAACGGCTCGGCCACAGCCGCCCCTGA
- a CDS encoding uS10/mL48 family ribosomal protein yields the protein MTFVTRLTLQSGDRAALDGIVDDIKSTAERKGAALKGPHSHPPEKLTVPQHARLHSDDDRRFSSWTYTVFTRELEIHGHDNLARNIAEQNFPDSVHIEAEVEQIHGAGQGN from the coding sequence ATGACCTTCGTCACCCGGCTCACGCTTCAGAGCGGCGATCGAGCCGCACTCGACGGCATCGTCGACGACATCAAATCCACCGCCGAGCGCAAGGGCGCGGCGCTGAAGGGGCCCCACTCCCACCCCCCGGAGAAGCTGACGGTCCCCCAGCACGCCCGCCTCCACAGCGACGACGACCGCCGCTTCTCGTCGTGGACCTACACCGTCTTCACTCGCGAACTCGAGATCCACGGCCACGACAACCTCGCGCGCAACATCGCCGAACAGAACTTCCCCGACTCGGTCCACATCGAGGCCGAGGTCGAGCAGATCCACGGCGCCGGCCAGGGGAACTGA
- a CDS encoding MFS transporter, which produces MRRLVRWILAQFAVDRRVLALAFARMADGVGNSFLIIVIPLYIADDVVGGPTFGLGESMIIGIILSLFGFLNSSFQPLTGRLSDRMRRRKTFILVGLGGLAATNLAYVFAETYHSLLVIRGLQGISVAFIIPASVALVNELATTGDRGGNMGVYNTFRLVGFGAGPVAAGAVVSAGPYPLPGGLSISGFDAAFYVAAITAALSYLLVTILITDPDSTGATAGADLSIDVFDSSGKNLLDPIFTLGVVSLFMAAAIALFATIQPQVNDHLDQGSTWFGLQFAAFILAQILLQTPIGRACDRYGRRPFILAGMVVLVPATMAQGLVTSSEAMFLARLVQGIAGAMVFAPALALAGDLAGDGESGSKLSVLTMAFGFGIAIGPFSSGALIGYGFWVPFAFGTVLAALGAVLVYTQVEETLETTAPVPVLGD; this is translated from the coding sequence ATGCGGCGTCTCGTTCGGTGGATTCTCGCGCAGTTTGCCGTCGACAGGCGGGTGCTCGCGCTCGCGTTCGCGCGGATGGCCGACGGCGTCGGGAACTCCTTTCTGATCATCGTGATCCCGCTGTACATCGCCGACGACGTCGTCGGCGGGCCGACGTTCGGCCTCGGCGAGTCGATGATCATCGGCATCATCCTCTCGCTGTTTGGCTTTCTGAACAGTTCCTTCCAGCCGCTGACGGGACGGCTCTCCGACCGGATGCGACGCCGGAAGACGTTCATCCTGGTGGGACTGGGCGGTCTCGCGGCGACGAACCTGGCGTACGTCTTCGCCGAGACCTACCACTCCCTGCTGGTGATCCGCGGACTCCAGGGGATCAGCGTCGCCTTCATTATCCCCGCGTCGGTCGCGCTGGTCAACGAGCTGGCGACGACGGGCGACCGGGGCGGAAACATGGGCGTCTACAACACGTTCCGACTGGTCGGGTTCGGCGCCGGCCCCGTCGCCGCCGGTGCGGTCGTCAGCGCCGGCCCCTACCCGCTTCCCGGCGGGCTGTCGATCAGCGGCTTCGACGCCGCCTTCTACGTCGCCGCGATCACGGCCGCGCTGAGCTACCTGCTGGTGACGATCCTGATCACGGATCCCGACTCGACGGGCGCGACCGCGGGCGCCGACCTCTCGATCGACGTCTTCGATTCGTCGGGCAAGAACCTGCTCGATCCGATCTTCACCCTCGGCGTCGTCTCGCTGTTCATGGCAGCGGCGATCGCCCTCTTTGCGACCATCCAGCCCCAGGTCAACGATCACCTCGATCAGGGGTCGACCTGGTTCGGGCTCCAGTTCGCGGCGTTCATCCTCGCCCAGATCCTCCTCCAGACGCCGATCGGCCGGGCCTGCGATCGCTACGGCCGACGGCCCTTCATCCTGGCCGGGATGGTGGTACTCGTTCCTGCGACGATGGCCCAGGGGCTCGTCACGAGTTCCGAGGCGATGTTCCTGGCCCGTCTCGTCCAGGGAATCGCCGGCGCGATGGTGTTCGCACCGGCACTCGCCCTGGCTGGGGATCTCGCCGGCGACGGCGAGTCCGGTTCGAAGCTCTCCGTGCTGACGATGGCCTTCGGCTTCGGGATCGCGATCGGCCCGTTCTCCTCGGGCGCGCTGATCGGGTACGGGTTCTGGGTCCCCTTCGCCTTCGGTACCGTCCTGGCGGCACTGGGGGCCGTCCTCGTCTACACCCAGGTCGAGGAAACCCTCGAGACGACCGCTCCCGTGCCGGTACTCGGGGATTGA
- a CDS encoding geranylgeranyl reductase family protein, whose product MSTQEQSAADAVSKTRSSDVVVVGAGTAGSYAAATVASEGYDVVLLERKSEQEAGHIACGDALKGAADFPDAIPKSQLEPAFTNTDVDHGRFEIPQEDTVLEIPIPGELAVVDRWEYGKLVIEGAAKAGAEIHYDTVVQDVTQAEDGRVTGVRAVRKGDPVEYEAEVVIDAAGSLSVLQDHVDFSGSTFDTNVNYTHFCSGYREVVTVDDPVEWSDALVFKPTDRAAGYLWYFPRTETEINVGLGFQMTEQPMQLVESLKRDLRSRPEFESAQVDDKLGAALPTRRPYDSAIHPGYMAVGDAAGHVNPTTGGGIAGAAYAGKYAAEAAVDGIEDGDVGERALWEYNQRVMDHFGARYAALDVYNVLSTAVDVDELMGLLAAMPGDKLAEALYSGSTDIGTKLKLEALLKSRDHWGTIWTLYKTKRCADDLLDHYGNYPSHPGALDSWQDRRDDLMDAVYETTGADPKY is encoded by the coding sequence ATGAGTACGCAGGAGCAGTCGGCCGCCGATGCGGTCTCCAAGACTCGGTCGTCCGACGTGGTCGTCGTCGGCGCCGGAACCGCCGGCAGCTACGCCGCAGCGACCGTCGCGAGCGAGGGGTACGACGTCGTCCTCCTCGAGCGCAAGTCCGAGCAGGAGGCGGGCCACATCGCCTGCGGGGACGCCCTGAAGGGCGCAGCGGACTTCCCCGACGCGATCCCCAAGTCACAGCTCGAACCCGCCTTCACGAACACCGACGTCGACCACGGCCGCTTCGAGATCCCACAGGAAGACACCGTCCTCGAGATCCCGATTCCGGGAGAGCTGGCCGTCGTCGACCGCTGGGAGTACGGCAAGCTCGTCATCGAGGGCGCCGCGAAGGCGGGCGCGGAGATCCACTACGACACCGTCGTCCAGGACGTCACCCAGGCCGAGGACGGTCGGGTCACGGGCGTCCGGGCGGTGCGGAAGGGCGACCCCGTCGAGTACGAGGCCGAGGTCGTCATCGACGCCGCGGGCTCGCTGTCGGTGCTGCAGGATCACGTCGACTTCTCGGGGTCGACGTTCGACACCAACGTCAACTACACCCACTTCTGTTCGGGCTACCGCGAGGTCGTCACCGTCGACGACCCCGTGGAGTGGTCCGACGCCCTCGTCTTCAAGCCGACCGATCGGGCCGCGGGCTACCTCTGGTACTTTCCGCGGACCGAGACCGAGATCAACGTCGGCCTGGGGTTCCAGATGACCGAGCAGCCGATGCAACTCGTCGAGAGCCTGAAACGCGACCTCCGGAGCCGCCCGGAGTTCGAGAGCGCGCAGGTCGACGACAAGCTCGGCGCCGCGCTCCCGACGCGTCGGCCCTACGACTCGGCGATCCATCCGGGCTACATGGCCGTCGGCGACGCCGCAGGTCACGTCAACCCGACGACGGGCGGCGGGATCGCGGGCGCGGCCTACGCCGGCAAGTACGCCGCGGAGGCCGCCGTCGACGGGATCGAGGACGGTGACGTCGGCGAGCGAGCCCTCTGGGAGTACAACCAGCGTGTGATGGACCACTTCGGCGCCCGCTACGCTGCCCTGGACGTCTACAACGTCCTCTCGACGGCTGTCGACGTCGACGAGCTGATGGGGCTGCTCGCGGCGATGCCCGGCGACAAGCTCGCCGAGGCGCTGTACTCGGGCAGTACGGACATCGGAACGAAGCTCAAGCTCGAGGCGCTGCTCAAGAGCCGCGACCACTGGGGGACGATCTGGACCCTCTACAAGACCAAGCGCTGTGCCGACGACCTGCTCGACCACTACGGCAACTACCCCTCCCATCCGGGCGCGCTCGACAGCTGGCAGGACCGACGCGACGACCTGATGGACGCGGTTTACGAGACGACCGGGGCGGACCCGAAGTACTAA